The following are encoded in a window of Deinococcus humi genomic DNA:
- a CDS encoding PhoH family protein, which produces MTLQDQREALALLGAGDVNLRRMRELTRAKLVARGETVTITGDEAEVKQAERMVRDALDVVRGGGELTPESLLRSARMSGEGRSLAAETQMSGLSLPRGLKPKTPGQKLYLEQIASSDITFGVGPAGTGKTYMAVAMAIQALKTKAVKRIILTRPAVEAGEKLGFLPGDLQAKIDPYLRPLYDALQDMLDQDKFEAYLTSGVIEIAPLAFMRGRTLNDAFIILDEAQNTTGEQMKMFLTRMGFSSKVVITGDVTQIDLPRHITSGLAVAKRVLSQIDGIAWHEFTEVDVVRHPLVGRIIKAYEQAENAEDDKRAARRGEFASIPEGEGDPQPQG; this is translated from the coding sequence GTGACCCTGCAAGACCAGCGCGAGGCCCTGGCCCTGCTCGGGGCGGGCGACGTCAACCTGCGCCGCATGCGTGAGCTGACCCGCGCCAAGCTTGTCGCGCGGGGCGAGACCGTGACCATCACCGGCGACGAGGCCGAGGTCAAACAGGCCGAACGCATGGTCCGCGACGCGCTGGATGTGGTGCGCGGCGGCGGTGAGCTGACCCCCGAGAGCCTGCTGAGATCGGCCCGCATGAGTGGCGAGGGCCGCAGTCTGGCCGCCGAGACCCAGATGTCCGGGCTGAGTCTGCCGCGCGGCCTCAAGCCCAAGACGCCGGGACAGAAGCTGTATCTAGAGCAGATCGCCAGCAGTGACATCACTTTCGGCGTCGGCCCCGCCGGGACGGGCAAGACCTACATGGCCGTGGCCATGGCCATTCAGGCGCTGAAGACCAAGGCGGTCAAGCGCATTATCCTGACCCGGCCTGCGGTGGAAGCCGGGGAAAAACTGGGCTTCTTGCCCGGTGACCTGCAGGCCAAGATCGATCCCTACCTGCGCCCGCTGTACGACGCCCTGCAGGACATGCTCGATCAGGACAAGTTTGAGGCGTACCTGACCAGCGGGGTCATCGAGATCGCGCCGCTGGCCTTCATGCGCGGGCGCACCCTGAATGATGCCTTCATCATTCTGGACGAGGCGCAGAACACGACCGGCGAGCAGATGAAGATGTTCCTGACCCGCATGGGTTTTTCCAGCAAGGTGGTGATTACCGGGGACGTGACCCAGATCGACCTGCCGCGCCACATCACCAGTGGTCTGGCTGTCGCCAAGCGCGTGCTGAGCCAGATCGACGGGATCGCCTGGCACGAATTTACCGAAGTGGACGTGGTGCGCCACCCACTGGTGGGCCGCATCATCAAGGCTTACGAGCAGGCCGAGAACGCGGAGGACGACAAGCGCGCCGCCCGCCGGGGCGAATTTGCCAGCATTCCGGAAGGTGAGGGCGACCCACAGCCCCAGGGTTAG
- the ybeY gene encoding rRNA maturation RNase YbeY: MIDLLARKTPPPGLRPAVRAGLGAAMAHFGVQDREVTLVLVGDRTIRALKREHWGEDATTDVLSFPTWEPGDPFVPPHLGDIVISLDTAARQAAARGHSLTREVTLLASHGLTHLVGHDHPHAEGLGYEEGATGPEWAVFHGAWQAAEAALPTGT, translated from the coding sequence ATGATCGACCTTCTGGCCCGCAAGACCCCGCCCCCCGGCCTGCGTCCCGCCGTGCGCGCGGGGCTGGGTGCGGCGATGGCCCATTTCGGCGTGCAGGACCGCGAGGTCACGCTGGTGCTGGTGGGGGACCGGACCATCCGCGCCCTGAAACGGGAACACTGGGGCGAGGACGCCACCACCGACGTCCTGAGCTTTCCCACCTGGGAGCCGGGCGATCCCTTCGTGCCGCCGCATCTGGGCGACATCGTGATCAGCCTGGACACGGCGGCCCGTCAGGCGGCGGCGCGCGGCCACAGCCTGACGCGCGAGGTCACGCTGCTCGCCAGTCACGGCCTGACCCATCTGGTGGGCCACGACCATCCCCACGCCGAGGGGCTGGGTTACGAGGAGGGAGCAACAGGCCCCGAATGGGCGGTGTTCCACGGGGCCTGGCAGGCTGCCGAGGCCGCGCTGCCTACCGGAACCTAG
- a CDS encoding diacylglycerol kinase has translation MRSDGSALNARRWWRSAGFAWEGLRHAYRSQANFRIEVWAGVLALTVTILLRAPLAPIALACALVLALELVNTALEAVVDLASPELHPLAKVAKDAAAGAVLVASAGALAVGVAVLMPPIWNWLGSR, from the coding sequence GTGCGCTCGGACGGCTCGGCCCTCAACGCCCGACGCTGGTGGCGTTCGGCGGGCTTCGCGTGGGAAGGTCTGCGGCACGCCTACCGCTCGCAGGCCAATTTCCGGATTGAGGTCTGGGCGGGTGTGCTGGCCCTGACGGTGACCATCCTGCTGCGCGCCCCGCTGGCCCCGATTGCCCTGGCCTGCGCCCTGGTGCTGGCGCTGGAACTGGTCAATACCGCGCTGGAAGCCGTGGTGGATCTGGCAAGTCCCGAACTGCACCCGCTGGCCAAGGTGGCCAAGGACGCGGCGGCCGGGGCAGTGCTGGTGGCCTCTGCCGGGGCGCTGGCGGTGGGCGTAGCGGTGCTGATGCCGCCCATCTGGAACTGGCTGGGCAGCCGATGA
- a CDS encoding GNAT family N-acetyltransferase has product MSPLPPAQTVTLRGRRPRDLPVLRRWLADPQAEWRKWDAPYFHAAATTASLLAYVEQLERTPTRSDERVIDLDGECVGMVNRSQEEPAGGGWWDLGILIYDPAHWNRGIGTQALRLWVTATFDETDAHVLTFTTWAGNTRMIRAAQRLGFQEAARIREARLVDGVRYDSVRLDLLRREWTPPGPPPSR; this is encoded by the coding sequence ATGTCCCCCCTTCCCCCTGCCCAGACTGTGACCCTGCGGGGACGCAGACCGCGTGACCTGCCAGTGCTGCGGCGCTGGCTGGCCGACCCGCAGGCCGAGTGGCGCAAGTGGGACGCGCCGTACTTTCACGCAGCGGCCACCACGGCGTCCCTGCTGGCCTACGTGGAGCAACTGGAACGCACCCCCACCCGCTCCGACGAACGTGTGATCGATCTGGACGGCGAGTGCGTGGGCATGGTCAACCGCAGCCAGGAAGAACCGGCAGGCGGCGGCTGGTGGGACCTGGGCATCCTGATCTACGATCCAGCGCACTGGAACCGCGGCATCGGAACGCAGGCGCTGCGGCTGTGGGTCACGGCCACCTTCGACGAGACCGACGCCCACGTCCTGACCTTCACCACCTGGGCCGGCAACACCCGCATGATCCGCGCCGCACAGCGGCTGGGCTTCCAGGAGGCCGCCCGCATCCGCGAGGCCCGACTGGTGGACGGCGTGCGCTATGACAGCGTGCGCCTTGATCTGCTGCGCCGCGAGTGGACGCCCCCGGGGCCGCCGCCCAGCCGATGA
- the ftsH gene encoding ATP-dependent zinc metalloprotease FtsH — protein sequence MKRLPWGWGLMGGVLMVLVVVSLTLPRGNANEMTLTDFAASVRGGQVQSANITFQNGTAVVNGQLQDGQPYRTRTLANDPLIELARLQDRGVTVAYTPPSRLSVFGVLSVLLTLALIVGLVILLLRSRQNSGADAAGAFGKSKAAVIAEGQIKLNFTDVAGCDEAKQDLQEVVDFLRQPEKYHQLGARIPHGVLLVGPPGSGKTLLAKAVAGEAKVPYFSISGSDFVEMFVGVGAARVRDLFEQARKSAPCIVFIDEIDAVGRKRGVSMQGGNDEREQTLNQLLVEMDGFGSGQEVIILAATNRPDVLDAALLRPGRFDRQVVVDAPDVRGREHILRIHARKKPLDVSVDLGVVARRTAGMVGADLENLLNEAALQAAREGRNRITGRDVDEARDRVLMGPERRSMVVREADRKVTAYHEVGHALAAQLLPHADKAHKLTIVPRGRSLGSALYTPEDRMHHTTGALLDRICVALAGHAAEQVATGQVTTGAANDFQQATSIARRMITEWGMSEVGQLALAQESSAYLGYGPQQGVYSDHTAQQIDTELGRILNGQFERAVTLLTEHVHVLHRLTDELIARESLSGEDVQTVLVGGTLPPLELPGSVVVAGDDSSAKGGLKPGPA from the coding sequence ATGAAGCGGTTGCCCTGGGGCTGGGGGTTGATGGGCGGTGTGCTGATGGTGCTGGTGGTGGTCAGCCTGACCCTGCCCCGTGGCAACGCCAACGAGATGACCCTGACCGATTTCGCCGCCAGCGTGCGCGGCGGCCAGGTTCAGAGCGCGAACATCACGTTCCAGAACGGTACGGCGGTGGTGAACGGTCAGCTTCAGGATGGCCAGCCCTACCGGACCCGCACCCTGGCGAACGATCCCCTGATCGAGCTTGCCCGCCTCCAGGACCGGGGCGTGACGGTGGCCTACACTCCGCCGTCGCGCCTGAGCGTGTTCGGCGTGCTGAGCGTGTTGCTGACCCTGGCCCTGATCGTGGGGCTGGTCATCCTGCTGTTGCGAAGCCGCCAGAACTCGGGGGCCGACGCCGCCGGAGCCTTTGGCAAATCGAAGGCGGCGGTGATTGCCGAGGGGCAGATCAAGCTGAACTTCACCGACGTCGCCGGCTGCGACGAGGCCAAGCAGGACCTGCAGGAAGTCGTGGACTTCCTGCGTCAGCCCGAGAAATACCACCAGCTCGGCGCCCGCATCCCCCACGGCGTCCTCCTCGTCGGTCCGCCTGGTTCCGGCAAGACCCTGCTGGCCAAAGCCGTCGCCGGCGAGGCCAAGGTGCCGTACTTCTCCATCTCTGGCTCGGACTTCGTCGAGATGTTCGTCGGTGTCGGCGCCGCCCGCGTCCGTGACCTGTTCGAACAGGCGCGCAAGAGTGCGCCGTGCATCGTCTTTATCGACGAGATCGACGCCGTGGGCCGCAAGCGCGGCGTCTCGATGCAGGGCGGCAACGACGAGCGCGAGCAGACCCTCAACCAGTTGCTGGTGGAAATGGACGGGTTCGGCAGCGGCCAGGAAGTGATCATCCTGGCCGCCACCAACCGCCCGGATGTGCTCGACGCTGCCTTGCTGCGTCCGGGACGCTTTGACCGCCAGGTGGTGGTGGACGCCCCCGACGTGCGGGGCCGCGAACACATCCTGAGGATTCACGCGCGCAAAAAGCCGCTGGACGTGAGCGTGGACCTGGGCGTGGTGGCCCGGCGCACGGCAGGGATGGTGGGAGCGGATCTGGAGAACCTGCTCAACGAGGCGGCGCTGCAGGCGGCGCGGGAGGGACGCAACCGCATCACCGGGCGGGATGTGGACGAAGCCAGAGACCGGGTGCTGATGGGCCCCGAGCGGCGCAGCATGGTGGTGCGGGAGGCCGATCGTAAGGTCACCGCCTACCACGAAGTCGGTCACGCCCTGGCCGCTCAACTCCTGCCTCACGCGGACAAGGCGCACAAACTGACCATCGTGCCGCGTGGCCGCAGCCTGGGTTCGGCGCTGTACACCCCGGAAGACCGGATGCACCACACCACGGGCGCGCTGCTGGACCGCATCTGTGTGGCGCTGGCCGGTCACGCTGCCGAGCAGGTTGCCACCGGTCAGGTCACCACCGGCGCGGCCAACGATTTCCAGCAGGCCACCAGCATTGCCCGGCGCATGATCACCGAGTGGGGGATGAGCGAGGTGGGGCAGCTGGCGCTGGCGCAGGAGAGCAGTGCCTACCTGGGTTACGGCCCGCAGCAGGGCGTTTACAGCGATCACACCGCCCAGCAGATCGATACCGAACTGGGCCGCATTCTGAACGGTCAGTTCGAGCGGGCCGTTACCCTGCTGACCGAGCATGTTCACGTGCTGCACCGCCTGACCGACGAACTGATCGCCCGCGAAAGCCTCAGCGGTGAGGACGTGCAGACCGTGCTGGTGGGGGGCACCCTGCCGCCGTTGGAACTGCCCGGTTCGGTGGTGGTGGCCGGTGACGATTCCTCGGCGAAGGGTGGACTAAAACCCGGCCCCGCCTGA
- a CDS encoding copper amine oxidase N-terminal domain-containing protein has product MRAPSFLLPLLLKGRAPRLKSSTLVLSALLSTLSGPTLAATVTAGSVQLTFTVDAPDLNVNGDAARWQAPPRLIGGRMLLPLRETALLLGRPVQPGVGGQLGLGRAVVALDGSVSLAGVPQPAGTALILDGVPYLSARTLADALDANLSAADDTGRTLTLTALRDGGDPLAPQARFSTDKTVYAPGERVVYTEYAYDPDGADITSRKWTGRQDAFFQPGTYAVGLSVSNSRGLQSKAFTRTITVEGVPLDSPLTYALKYAAPGDRFPDAQVLNYPSAAVTTVAGTSFPLLFSDSPEVPTQSGVLYQDTVAGPVRLLGYHLNGLGKPARLYVLARNIEDRPVEVRTLRQGETAPTRVEGLLGQVTLLDYFASTGGPTLTLAPGQAAAVYASPTLGVGSGANMLQDLNASGRVELTFLMLEDGLPPSAQVSQQLPYLPSDGKHVRGTFPDAVRRLRVNLSTLPSRIVIGDGQLDPAINGTDKLTGQPVRLTGNYGVLYDLEVNGAAGTAVALSPRGGLYRGAMNLQDGPTSQTIKLPKSGNAIKPQEPVLLWRAGADRLNIDFMPASGSNLPISLVFYRAGNAGAEGVGNGLKTYQP; this is encoded by the coding sequence GTGCGCGCCCCCTCCTTCCTCCTTCCACTGTTGCTCAAAGGCCGTGCTCCGCGCCTGAAAAGTTCAACCCTCGTCCTGAGTGCCCTGCTGTCCACGCTGAGCGGCCCCACGCTGGCGGCCACCGTCACCGCCGGCTCGGTGCAACTGACCTTCACGGTGGACGCCCCGGACCTGAACGTGAACGGCGACGCCGCGCGCTGGCAGGCCCCCCCCCGGTTGATCGGCGGGCGCATGCTGCTGCCGCTACGCGAGACGGCGCTGCTACTGGGCCGCCCCGTGCAGCCTGGAGTGGGCGGGCAGCTGGGCCTGGGCCGCGCGGTGGTGGCGCTGGACGGCAGCGTCTCGCTGGCGGGGGTTCCGCAACCCGCAGGCACGGCCCTGATCCTTGACGGCGTGCCCTACCTGAGTGCCCGCACGCTGGCCGACGCATTGGACGCCAACCTGAGTGCTGCCGACGACACGGGCCGGACCCTGACCCTGACCGCCCTGCGCGACGGCGGCGACCCGCTGGCCCCGCAGGCACGTTTTTCCACCGACAAGACCGTATACGCCCCCGGCGAGCGCGTGGTGTACACCGAGTACGCCTACGACCCGGACGGCGCCGACATCACGTCCCGCAAGTGGACAGGCCGCCAGGACGCCTTTTTCCAGCCCGGCACCTATGCGGTTGGCCTGAGCGTGAGCAACAGCCGGGGCCTGCAGAGCAAGGCGTTCACGCGGACCATCACCGTGGAGGGGGTGCCGCTGGACAGCCCGCTGACCTACGCGCTGAAGTACGCGGCCCCCGGTGACCGTTTCCCCGACGCGCAGGTGCTCAATTACCCGTCGGCGGCGGTGACGACGGTGGCCGGAACCTCGTTCCCCCTGCTCTTCAGTGACAGCCCGGAAGTGCCCACCCAGAGCGGGGTGTTGTACCAGGACACGGTGGCAGGGCCGGTCAGGCTGCTGGGGTACCACCTGAATGGCCTGGGCAAGCCTGCGCGGCTGTACGTGCTGGCCCGCAACATCGAGGATCGCCCGGTGGAGGTCCGCACGCTGCGTCAGGGTGAGACGGCCCCCACCCGCGTTGAGGGGCTGCTGGGACAGGTCACCCTGCTGGACTACTTCGCCAGCACCGGTGGCCCCACCCTGACCCTGGCCCCCGGTCAGGCCGCCGCCGTGTATGCCAGCCCTACCCTGGGCGTGGGCAGCGGCGCGAACATGTTGCAGGACCTGAATGCCTCAGGCCGCGTGGAGCTGACCTTTCTGATGCTGGAAGACGGCCTGCCCCCCAGCGCCCAGGTCTCGCAGCAATTGCCGTACCTGCCCTCCGACGGCAAGCATGTGCGAGGCACCTTTCCCGATGCGGTGCGGCGCCTGCGCGTCAACCTGAGCACACTGCCCTCCCGCATCGTGATCGGCGACGGGCAGCTCGATCCGGCCATCAACGGGACCGACAAACTGACCGGACAGCCCGTGCGCCTGACCGGGAACTACGGTGTGCTGTACGATCTGGAGGTCAACGGCGCGGCGGGCACGGCCGTGGCCCTCAGCCCGCGCGGGGGCCTGTACCGGGGCGCCATGAACCTGCAGGACGGCCCGACCAGCCAGACCATCAAGCTGCCCAAAAGCGGTAACGCCATCAAGCCGCAGGAACCCGTACTGCTGTGGCGGGCAGGGGCCGACCGGCTGAACATCGACTTCATGCCGGCCAGCGGCAGCAACCTGCCGATCAGTCTGGTCTTCTACCGCGCCGGGAACGCGGGCGCCGAGGGCGTGGGCAACGGGCTTAAGACCTACCAGCCTTAA
- a CDS encoding pyridoxamine 5'-phosphate oxidase family protein → MAEKKLADLSDRMRKIDIAMLSTHSKGGNIAGRPMSNNGEVEYDGTSYYFTYEAAHTVGEIEADPKVSLAFMGQGGFSVAVEGQARLSRDKAEMKEHWSPDLDKWFKDGIDTPDIVMIQVDATRVHYWDGEDEGEIKL, encoded by the coding sequence ATGGCTGAAAAAAAGTTGGCTGACCTCTCAGACCGGATGCGCAAGATCGATATTGCCATGCTTTCCACCCACAGCAAGGGCGGCAACATCGCCGGGCGGCCCATGAGCAACAACGGGGAGGTGGAGTACGACGGCACCTCGTACTACTTTACCTACGAGGCCGCGCATACGGTGGGCGAGATCGAGGCGGATCCGAAAGTGTCGCTGGCCTTTATGGGCCAGGGAGGCTTCTCAGTGGCGGTGGAAGGGCAGGCCAGACTCAGCCGCGACAAGGCCGAGATGAAAGAGCACTGGTCGCCGGACCTGGACAAGTGGTTCAAGGACGGCATCGACACCCCGGACATCGTGATGATTCAGGTGGACGCCACCCGCGTGCACTACTGGGATGGCGAGGACGAGGGCGAGATCAAGCTGTAA
- the der gene encoding ribosome biogenesis GTPase Der, whose product MHKVAIVGRPNVGKSSLFNRLVGRREAVVADFPGVTRDAKEGTMLYQNHRITLVDTGGLWSGDEWEAAIRQKAEWAMEGAQAVIFVLDPREGLSAADYEVADWLRRLGTPVIVVANKIDSQKHEVYLAELWSLGFGDPVAISAEHARGLDDLMDRVMTHLPEDDEDVPEIAPIRISLIGRPNVGKSSLLNAIVQSDRAIVADQPGTTRDSLDVEWDYGGQRFVLVDTAGIRKKPDTAIEDYAIQRSQAAISRSDLIWLVVNADELGDHELKLANLAYDSGKPVIVVVNKWDLIPDADLKSTEKELNQKLHHISYAPRVYTSAINDYGIHDMLAEAMKLHDKWQSRISTSELNRWLEVWQMRQSVPNFHGKKLRMYFMTQVETAPPTFAIFCNRADFVTRAYEGFLQNRIREDLSLAGIPVRLKWKEKGPYKRGQKGEEAEA is encoded by the coding sequence ATGCATAAAGTTGCCATTGTGGGCCGACCCAACGTCGGCAAGTCAAGTCTGTTCAACCGCCTGGTGGGGCGACGTGAGGCCGTTGTGGCTGACTTTCCCGGCGTGACCCGTGACGCCAAAGAAGGAACGATGCTGTATCAGAACCACCGCATCACGCTGGTGGACACGGGTGGGCTGTGGAGCGGGGACGAGTGGGAGGCCGCCATCCGCCAGAAGGCCGAGTGGGCCATGGAGGGCGCGCAGGCTGTGATCTTCGTGCTGGACCCCCGCGAGGGACTTTCAGCCGCCGATTATGAGGTGGCCGACTGGCTGCGCCGCCTGGGCACCCCCGTGATCGTGGTGGCGAACAAGATCGACAGCCAGAAGCACGAGGTCTACCTGGCCGAACTGTGGAGCCTGGGCTTCGGCGACCCCGTGGCCATCAGCGCCGAACACGCCCGTGGCTTGGACGATCTGATGGATAGGGTGATGACCCATCTGCCCGAGGACGACGAAGACGTGCCGGAAATCGCCCCCATTCGCATCAGCCTGATCGGGCGGCCCAACGTGGGCAAGTCCAGCCTGCTGAACGCCATCGTGCAGAGTGACCGCGCCATCGTGGCGGATCAGCCGGGAACCACCCGCGACAGCCTGGACGTGGAGTGGGACTACGGTGGCCAGCGCTTCGTGCTGGTCGATACGGCGGGTATTCGCAAAAAGCCCGACACCGCCATCGAGGATTACGCCATCCAGCGCAGCCAGGCTGCGATCAGCCGCAGCGACCTGATCTGGCTGGTCGTCAACGCGGACGAACTGGGTGACCACGAACTGAAACTTGCCAACCTCGCCTACGACAGCGGCAAGCCCGTGATCGTGGTGGTGAACAAATGGGACCTGATCCCGGACGCGGATCTGAAAAGCACTGAGAAGGAGCTGAACCAGAAGCTGCACCACATCAGCTACGCGCCGCGTGTGTACACCAGCGCGATCAATGACTACGGCATCCACGACATGCTGGCCGAGGCCATGAAGCTGCACGACAAGTGGCAGAGCCGTATTTCCACCAGTGAGCTCAACCGCTGGCTGGAAGTCTGGCAGATGCGCCAGTCGGTGCCGAACTTCCACGGCAAGAAGTTGCGGATGTATTTCATGACCCAGGTGGAAACCGCGCCGCCGACCTTCGCCATCTTCTGCAACCGCGCCGATTTCGTGACCCGCGCCTACGAGGGCTTCTTGCAAAACCGCATCCGCGAGGATCTGAGCCTGGCGGGGATTCCGGTGCGGCTCAAGTGGAAGGAGAAAGGGCCGTACAAGCGCGGCCAGAAGGGCGAGGAAGCCGAGGCCTGA
- a CDS encoding dihydrofolate reductase yields MPPSLTFVVAMAENRVIGRDGDLPWRLPADLAHFKRLTVGKPVVMGRKVYDSIGKPLPERQNIVLTRNPAFQAPGCAVVHSPLEALDAAGNVPEIMIIGGEEIYRLYLSQVGRVELTLVHAEIEGDTVFPVLPGEWSETARRERAADERNPYDLTFMTLERVAAEGGGQPD; encoded by the coding sequence ATGCCTCCCTCCTTGACCTTCGTGGTGGCGATGGCGGAAAACCGCGTGATCGGCCGAGACGGCGATCTGCCGTGGCGCCTGCCTGCCGATCTGGCGCATTTCAAGCGATTGACCGTCGGCAAGCCGGTGGTGATGGGCCGCAAGGTCTACGACTCAATCGGCAAGCCGCTGCCTGAGCGGCAGAACATCGTGCTGACCCGCAACCCGGCATTTCAGGCTCCGGGCTGCGCAGTCGTCCATTCACCTCTGGAGGCGCTGGACGCGGCCGGGAACGTCCCTGAAATCATGATCATCGGCGGGGAGGAAATCTACCGGCTCTATCTGTCACAGGTGGGGCGGGTGGAGCTGACGCTGGTTCATGCGGAAATAGAGGGGGACACCGTCTTTCCCGTATTGCCGGGCGAGTGGAGCGAGACGGCGCGGCGTGAGCGGGCGGCGGACGAGCGCAATCCGTATGACCTCACCTTCATGACCCTGGAACGGGTGGCTGCGGAGGGGGGCGGCCAGCCGGACTGA
- a CDS encoding thymidylate synthase, with amino-acid sequence MQPYLDLMRQILEHGAVKTDRTGTGTRSLFGAQLRFDLADGFPLVTTKKIHLKSVIHELLWFLSGSSNVGYLRDHGVRIWDEWADEAGELGPVYGVQWRSWPTADGRQIDQIREVVDAIRANPDSRRLIVSAWNVGEIGAMALPPCHVLFQFYVADGRLSCQLYQRSADMFLGVPFNIASYALLTMMVAQVTGLQPGDFIWTGGDCHLYSNHLEQAREQLSRDPRPLPTMHLNPEVRDLLAFRYEDFKLLNYDPHPHIKAVVAV; translated from the coding sequence ATGCAGCCCTACCTCGACCTGATGCGGCAGATTCTGGAGCATGGGGCGGTTAAGACGGACCGCACCGGCACTGGCACCCGCAGCCTCTTTGGCGCGCAGCTGCGCTTTGATCTGGCGGACGGTTTTCCGCTGGTCACGACCAAGAAGATTCACCTGAAGTCGGTCATCCATGAATTGCTGTGGTTCCTGTCGGGCAGCAGCAATGTGGGCTACCTCAGAGACCACGGCGTGAGAATCTGGGACGAGTGGGCGGATGAGGCGGGCGAACTCGGCCCGGTCTACGGTGTGCAGTGGCGCAGCTGGCCCACGGCGGACGGGCGGCAGATCGACCAGATCAGGGAGGTGGTGGATGCAATCAGGGCCAACCCCGACTCCCGCCGCCTGATCGTGTCGGCCTGGAACGTGGGCGAGATCGGGGCCATGGCCCTGCCGCCCTGCCACGTGCTGTTTCAGTTCTATGTGGCCGACGGGCGGCTGAGCTGTCAGCTGTACCAGCGCAGCGCGGACATGTTCCTGGGCGTGCCCTTCAACATCGCCTCCTACGCCCTGCTGACCATGATGGTGGCGCAGGTCACGGGGCTGCAGCCGGGAGACTTCATCTGGACGGGCGGCGACTGCCACCTGTACAGCAACCATCTGGAGCAGGCGCGTGAGCAACTCTCACGTGATCCTAGGCCGCTGCCCACCATGCACCTGAACCCAGAGGTGCGAGACCTGCTGGCCTTCCGCTACGAGGACTTCAAGCTGCTGAATTACGACCCCCATCCGCATATCAAGGCGGTGGTGGCCGTCTGA
- a CDS encoding HNH endonuclease, which produces MARNKPDPSWYAPPRAADPCVLCGREAPNMTDHHLVPKSQGRRQGVKLGEIPTVRMCAACQGYLQKTFSNAELAGELNTVEAMLEREDIQRFVAWVRKQPLTKGVRVH; this is translated from the coding sequence ATGGCCCGCAACAAACCCGATCCAAGCTGGTACGCCCCGCCCAGAGCCGCCGATCCCTGCGTGCTGTGTGGCCGCGAGGCCCCCAACATGACCGACCACCATCTGGTTCCTAAATCGCAGGGGCGGCGGCAGGGCGTCAAGCTGGGCGAGATTCCCACCGTGCGGATGTGCGCGGCTTGCCAGGGCTACTTGCAGAAGACCTTCAGCAATGCGGAACTGGCGGGCGAGCTGAACACCGTCGAGGCGATGCTGGAGCGCGAGGACATCCAGCGGTTCGTGGCCTGGGTCCGCAAGCAACCGCTGACCAAGGGCGTGCGGGTCCACTAA
- a CDS encoding App1 family protein, whose amino-acid sequence MNPVKTAFKLALPVLERAVLAADRAISGYVQPRRARGKLILQPYVGWGTPHSVELTGRVLLPRTLSPPTIGDRRWRNFVNSMRRLFSREVGGARVSGVLDGLSVSTVSDYDGYFTLTFTPLSPLPGGWHEAVLSLEGKRSQARARVQVIDEARFGVISDLDDTVIRSDVTSLPRMLFTALTGNARTRSPFPGVGALYRALAREGVGRNPVFYVSSSPWNFFDLLWQFLDYRRIPLGPMFLRSWGNGLLAGHGGHKHGVITRLFERFPDLKFVLIGDSGEQDTLIYSEVVRKYAGRVLAVYIRDLTGAFRDEGVLKLRGELARAGVDLVLAADSLNAAGHAMAMGLITPGEYRSVLVSVTGPTEH is encoded by the coding sequence ATGAACCCCGTCAAGACGGCCTTTAAGCTGGCGCTGCCCGTGCTGGAGCGGGCCGTCCTGGCCGCGGACCGGGCCATTAGCGGGTACGTCCAGCCGCGCCGGGCGCGGGGCAAGCTGATCCTGCAGCCCTACGTGGGCTGGGGCACCCCGCACAGCGTGGAGTTAACGGGCCGCGTGCTCCTGCCGCGCACCCTGTCGCCCCCAACCATCGGGGACCGACGTTGGCGCAATTTCGTGAACAGCATGCGCCGCCTGTTCTCCCGCGAGGTGGGCGGTGCACGGGTCAGCGGCGTGCTGGACGGCCTGAGCGTGAGCACAGTCAGCGACTATGATGGCTACTTCACGCTGACGTTCACACCCCTCAGCCCACTGCCCGGCGGCTGGCACGAGGCCGTGCTGAGTCTGGAAGGCAAGAGGAGCCAGGCCCGCGCCCGCGTGCAAGTCATTGACGAGGCCCGCTTTGGGGTCATCAGCGATCTGGACGACACCGTGATCCGGTCGGACGTGACCAGCCTGCCGCGCATGCTGTTTACCGCTCTAACCGGCAACGCTCGCACCCGCTCGCCGTTTCCGGGAGTGGGGGCGCTGTACCGCGCGCTGGCCCGCGAGGGCGTGGGCCGCAACCCGGTCTTCTACGTGTCCAGCAGTCCGTGGAACTTCTTCGATCTGCTGTGGCAGTTCCTGGATTACCGCCGTATTCCGCTGGGACCGATGTTCCTGCGCAGCTGGGGCAACGGCCTGCTGGCCGGACACGGCGGCCACAAGCATGGGGTCATTACCCGCCTGTTCGAGCGCTTTCCAGACCTGAAATTCGTGCTGATCGGTGACAGCGGCGAGCAGGACACCCTGATCTACTCGGAGGTGGTCCGCAAATACGCGGGCCGCGTGCTGGCCGTGTACATCCGCGACCTGACCGGCGCGTTCCGCGACGAGGGGGTGCTGAAGCTGCGCGGCGAACTGGCCCGAGCAGGCGTCGATCTGGTGCTGGCCGCCGATAGCCTGAACGCTGCCGGACACGCCATGGCGATGGGCCTGATCACGCCCGGCGAATACCGGAGTGTACTGGTCAGCGTGACTGGCCCCACCGAACACTGA